The Theropithecus gelada isolate Dixy chromosome 11, Tgel_1.0, whole genome shotgun sequence genome includes a region encoding these proteins:
- the VPS29 gene encoding vacuolar protein sorting-associated protein 29 — protein sequence MASLALLQRQFDVDILISGHTHKFEAFEHENKFYINPGSATGAYNALETNIIPSFVLMDIQASTVVTYVYQLIGDDVKVERIEYKKS from the exons ATGGCCAGCTTAGCCCTGTTGCAGAGGCAGTTTGATGTGGACATTCTTATCTcgggacacacacacaaatttgaaGCATTTGAGCATGAAAATAAATTCTACATTAATCCAGGTTCTGCCACTGGGGCATATAATGCCTTGGAAAC aaacatTATTCCATCATTTGTGTTGATGGATATCCAGGCTTCTACAGTGGTCACCTATGTGTATCAGCTAATTGGAGATGATGTGAAAGTAGAACGAATTGAATACAAAAAATCTTAA